A DNA window from Pseudomonas tohonis contains the following coding sequences:
- a CDS encoding sigma-54-dependent Fis family transcriptional regulator — translation MATPAQAPTPAPNHDAIVRDSWNRCRDFGLTHQSRPSFGEAAAGDVSALLESQHFLVQTTHQEVLPYYENILANSNCLIMLADSRGQLLQSWGDRRFVEPSQAAGFVAGALWQERTTGTNAIGTALACGQAVHIQRDEHFLKANRFMTGSASPIFDATRQMIGVLDVSSDSYLPPSHTLGMVKMMSQSVENRLILGRFKDDYFQLSFNTSLDNLDSQWAGLLVFDEAGQVVSANRRADSLLGIGLSWMNIESLFDLSLPQLLAQPDNLPFPLRAAGRYRFHGRLLRPRKPRIEPRDFRPAPAAPSEAPRGELTLGTLSLGDARVDRVVQQARRLLEKDIPILIQGETGVGKEVFVKALHQASSRAGKPLVAVNCAAIPAELVESELFGYEKGAFTGASQKGSVGLIRKAHQGTLFLDEIGDMPLNVQARLLRVLQERSVQPLGGGEPYPVDIRLVSATNRPLRQDVDAGLFRRDLYYRVSGLNLELPPLRERSDRGELFRRLWEQHREPRQWAGFSSDVLELFMAHPWPGNLRQAGSVIQIALAMAEEHPIRREHLPDDFFADLPDAPPPTPGATPAQTTDESLAAQLQACGGNISDLARRLNLSRNTLYKRLREQGLYRGGD, via the coding sequence ATGGCCACTCCTGCCCAGGCGCCCACCCCGGCGCCGAACCACGATGCGATCGTCCGCGACTCGTGGAACCGCTGCCGCGACTTCGGCCTTACCCACCAGAGCCGGCCGAGCTTCGGCGAAGCCGCTGCGGGCGACGTCTCGGCGTTGCTGGAAAGCCAGCACTTCCTGGTGCAGACCACCCACCAGGAGGTCCTGCCCTACTACGAGAACATCCTCGCCAACTCCAACTGCCTGATCATGCTCGCCGACAGCCGGGGCCAGTTGTTGCAATCCTGGGGCGACCGCCGCTTCGTCGAGCCGTCCCAGGCCGCCGGTTTCGTCGCCGGCGCCCTCTGGCAGGAACGCACCACCGGCACCAACGCCATCGGCACCGCGCTGGCCTGCGGCCAGGCCGTGCACATCCAGCGCGACGAGCACTTCCTCAAGGCCAACCGCTTCATGACCGGTTCCGCCTCGCCGATCTTCGACGCCACGCGGCAGATGATCGGCGTGCTCGACGTCTCCAGCGACAGCTACCTGCCGCCCTCGCACACCCTGGGCATGGTCAAGATGATGAGCCAGTCGGTGGAGAACCGGCTGATCCTGGGGCGCTTCAAGGACGACTACTTCCAGCTCAGCTTCAACACCAGCCTGGACAACCTCGACAGCCAGTGGGCCGGGCTGCTGGTGTTCGACGAGGCCGGCCAGGTGGTCTCGGCCAACCGCCGCGCCGACTCGCTGCTGGGCATCGGCCTGTCGTGGATGAACATCGAAAGCCTCTTCGACCTCAGCCTGCCGCAGTTGCTGGCGCAACCGGACAACCTGCCCTTCCCGCTGCGCGCTGCCGGCCGCTACCGCTTCCATGGCCGCCTGCTGCGTCCGCGCAAGCCGCGCATCGAACCCCGCGACTTCCGCCCCGCTCCGGCCGCGCCGAGCGAAGCGCCACGTGGCGAACTGACCCTCGGCACCCTCAGCCTCGGCGACGCCCGCGTCGACCGCGTGGTGCAACAGGCACGGCGGCTGCTGGAAAAGGACATTCCCATCCTCATCCAGGGCGAAACGGGCGTCGGCAAGGAGGTGTTCGTCAAGGCCCTGCACCAGGCCAGCTCCCGCGCCGGCAAGCCACTGGTGGCGGTGAACTGCGCGGCCATCCCGGCCGAACTGGTGGAGTCGGAGCTGTTCGGTTACGAAAAGGGGGCCTTCACCGGGGCCAGCCAGAAGGGCAGCGTCGGCCTGATCCGCAAGGCGCACCAGGGCACCCTGTTCCTCGACGAGATCGGCGACATGCCCCTCAACGTCCAGGCCCGCCTGCTGCGGGTGCTGCAGGAACGCAGCGTGCAGCCGCTCGGTGGCGGCGAGCCCTACCCGGTGGACATCCGCCTGGTATCGGCCACCAACCGCCCGCTGCGCCAGGACGTGGACGCCGGGCTGTTCCGCCGGGACCTCTACTACCGCGTCAGCGGACTCAACCTCGAACTGCCGCCCCTGCGCGAACGCAGCGACCGTGGCGAACTGTTCCGCCGCCTCTGGGAACAGCACCGCGAGCCGCGCCAGTGGGCCGGCTTCAGCAGCGACGTGCTGGAACTGTTCATGGCCCACCCCTGGCCCGGCAACCTGCGCCAGGCCGGCAGCGTGATCCAGATCGCCCTGGCCATGGCCGAGGAACACCCCATCCGCCGCGAGCACCTGCCGGATGACTTCTTCGCCGATCTGCCAGACGCCCCACCACCCACCCCCGGCGCTACGCCAGCGCAAACAACGGACGAAAGCCTCGCCGCCCAGCTACAGGCCTGCGGCGGCAACATCTCCGACCTCGCCCGGCGCCTCAACCTCAGCCGCAACACCCTGTACAAGCGCCTGCGGGAACAGGGCCTGTATCGCGGTGGCGATTAA
- a CDS encoding ABC transporter ATP-binding protein has protein sequence MSLTLEHVSRVVDHQVYIDDACLSFEPGSFNVLVGRTLAGKTSLMRLMAGLDKPSSGRILLNGVDVTGVPVRRRNVSMVYQQFINYPNLTVFENIASPLRQNGVGREEIERKVRETAQMLRIEKFLQRHPLELSGGQQQRTAMARALVKDADLVLFDEPLVNLDYKLREELRQEMRELFRTRRSIAVYATTEPNEALALGGTATILHEGRVIQSGPTTEVYQRPQQVLAAELFSEPPINLVDGRISEGEVSFRDFVHFPLTTELRELGEGAYRFGVRPGHIGLVPSNDDDLELAVKVELAEISGSETFLHVRSEHFALVLHLQGVHEYDVDAPIRIYIPTHKLFVFDAQDRLVLAPSRRT, from the coding sequence ATGTCGTTAACGCTGGAGCATGTCTCCCGCGTCGTCGACCACCAGGTCTACATCGACGACGCCTGCCTGAGCTTCGAGCCGGGCTCCTTCAACGTGCTGGTCGGCCGCACCCTGGCCGGCAAGACGTCGCTGATGCGCCTGATGGCCGGGCTGGACAAGCCCAGCAGCGGGCGCATCCTGCTCAACGGCGTCGACGTGACCGGTGTGCCGGTGCGCCGCCGCAACGTGTCGATGGTCTACCAGCAGTTCATCAACTACCCCAACCTCACGGTGTTCGAGAACATCGCCTCGCCGTTGCGGCAGAACGGCGTGGGCCGCGAGGAGATCGAGCGCAAGGTGCGCGAGACGGCGCAGATGCTGCGCATCGAGAAGTTCCTGCAGCGCCATCCGCTGGAGCTTTCCGGCGGCCAGCAGCAGCGCACGGCCATGGCCCGGGCGCTGGTCAAGGATGCCGACCTGGTGCTGTTCGACGAGCCCCTGGTGAACCTCGACTACAAGCTGCGCGAGGAGCTGCGCCAGGAGATGCGCGAGCTGTTCCGTACCCGCCGCAGCATTGCCGTGTACGCCACCACCGAGCCCAACGAGGCGCTTGCCCTGGGCGGCACCGCGACCATTCTCCACGAGGGTCGGGTGATCCAGAGCGGGCCGACCACCGAGGTCTACCAGCGGCCGCAGCAGGTGCTGGCCGCCGAGCTGTTCTCCGAGCCGCCGATCAACCTGGTGGACGGGCGCATCAGCGAGGGCGAGGTGAGCTTCCGCGACTTCGTGCACTTCCCCCTGACCACCGAGCTGCGCGAGCTGGGCGAGGGCGCCTACCGCTTCGGCGTGCGCCCCGGCCACATCGGCCTGGTGCCGTCCAACGACGACGACCTGGAGCTGGCGGTGAAGGTGGAGCTGGCCGAGATCAGCGGCTCCGAGACCTTCCTCCATGTGCGCAGCGAGCATTTCGCCCTGGTCCTGCACCTGCAGGGCGTGCACGAGTACGACGTGGATGCGCCGATCCGCATCTACATCCCCACCCACAAACTCTTCGTCTTCGACGCCCAGGACCGCCTGGTCCTGGCGCCGAGCCGTCGTACCTGA
- a CDS encoding ABC transporter ATP-binding protein, with the protein MAEIRLQSLAHSYASQPKGPEDYAILAMDHVWEQGGAYALLGPSGCGKSTLLNIISGLLSPSEGQVLFDTREVNLLPPEARNIAQVFQFPVVYDTMTVFDNLAFPLRNQGLPESRVLSKVSEIAEVLDLHHLLKRKARNLTADEKQKVSMGRGLVRDDVSAILFDEPLTVIDPHLKWKLRRKLKQIHEQFNITMIYVTHDQLEASTFADKIAVMYEGRIVQFGTPRELFERPLHTFVGFFIGSPGMNLIEVRPEGEALVFGATRVPLAPAMAAHLAKGGWSSLKLGIRPEFVHVSDEPFVDALAGEVTHVEDLGTYKILTLNLDGQRLKARMQEDQAVPRGTAWIGFPSQWLMLYADDLLVEVAP; encoded by the coding sequence ATGGCCGAGATACGCCTGCAGAGCCTCGCCCACAGTTACGCCAGCCAGCCGAAGGGGCCGGAGGACTACGCCATCCTGGCGATGGACCACGTCTGGGAGCAGGGCGGCGCCTATGCGCTGCTGGGGCCTTCGGGCTGCGGCAAGTCGACCCTGCTGAACATCATCTCCGGGCTGCTCAGCCCCTCCGAAGGGCAGGTGCTGTTCGACACCCGCGAGGTCAACCTGCTGCCGCCGGAGGCGCGCAACATCGCGCAGGTTTTCCAGTTTCCGGTGGTCTACGACACCATGACGGTGTTCGACAACCTGGCCTTCCCCCTGCGCAACCAGGGCCTGCCCGAGTCGCGGGTGCTGAGCAAGGTCAGCGAGATCGCCGAGGTGCTCGACCTGCACCACCTGCTCAAGCGCAAGGCGCGCAACCTGACGGCGGACGAGAAGCAGAAGGTCTCGATGGGGCGGGGGCTGGTGCGCGACGACGTGTCGGCGATCCTCTTCGACGAGCCGCTGACGGTGATCGACCCGCACCTGAAGTGGAAGCTGCGGCGCAAGCTCAAGCAGATCCACGAGCAGTTCAACATCACCATGATCTACGTGACCCACGATCAGCTGGAGGCCTCGACCTTCGCCGACAAGATCGCGGTCATGTACGAGGGGCGCATCGTCCAGTTCGGCACCCCGCGCGAGCTGTTCGAGCGGCCGCTGCACACCTTCGTCGGCTTCTTCATCGGCAGCCCGGGGATGAACCTGATCGAGGTGCGCCCGGAGGGTGAGGCGCTGGTCTTCGGCGCCACCCGCGTGCCCCTGGCCCCGGCCATGGCGGCGCACCTGGCCAAGGGGGGCTGGAGCAGCCTGAAGCTGGGCATCCGCCCGGAGTTCGTGCACGTCAGCGACGAGCCCTTCGTCGATGCCCTGGCCGGCGAGGTGACGCACGTGGAGGACCTGGGCACCTACAAGATCCTCACCCTGAACCTGGATGGGCAGCGGCTCAAGGCGCGCATGCAGGAGGACCAGGCCGTGCCGCGTGGCACGGCGTGGATCGGCTTCCCCTCGCAGTGGCTGATGCTCTACGCCGATGACTTGCTGGTGGAGGTGGCGCCATGA
- a CDS encoding carbohydrate ABC transporter permease, giving the protein MTDKVINNKAWWLVLPVFLLVAFSAILPMMTVVNYSVQDIFDASTRTFVGTEWYKQVLQDPRLHDSLLRQFIFSACVLLIEIPLGIGIALCMPTRGRWASASLIVMAIPLLIPWNVIGTIWQIFGRADIGLLGWTLSKLGISYNYASNTMDAWVTVLVMDVWHWTSLVALLCYSGLRAIPNAYYQAARIDRASGWAVFRHIQLPKMKSVLLIAVMLRFMDSFMIYTEPFVLTGGGPGNATTFLSQTLTKMAVGQFDLGPAAAFSLVYFLIILLVSWLFYTAMTHDDSKS; this is encoded by the coding sequence ATGACCGACAAGGTGATCAACAACAAGGCCTGGTGGCTGGTGCTGCCGGTGTTCCTGCTGGTGGCCTTCAGCGCCATCCTGCCGATGATGACGGTGGTGAACTATTCGGTGCAGGACATCTTCGATGCTTCCACCCGCACTTTCGTCGGCACCGAGTGGTACAAACAGGTGCTGCAGGACCCGCGCCTGCACGACTCGCTGCTGCGCCAGTTCATCTTCTCCGCCTGCGTGCTGCTGATCGAGATCCCGCTGGGCATCGGCATCGCCCTGTGCATGCCGACCCGGGGGCGCTGGGCCTCGGCCAGCCTGATCGTGATGGCCATCCCGCTGCTGATCCCGTGGAACGTGATCGGCACCATCTGGCAGATATTCGGCCGCGCCGACATCGGCCTGCTGGGCTGGACCCTGAGCAAGCTGGGCATCAGCTACAACTACGCCTCCAACACCATGGACGCCTGGGTGACGGTGCTGGTGATGGACGTGTGGCACTGGACCTCGCTGGTGGCGCTGCTGTGCTATTCGGGCCTGCGCGCGATCCCCAACGCCTACTACCAGGCGGCGCGCATCGACCGCGCCTCGGGCTGGGCGGTGTTCCGCCACATCCAGCTGCCGAAGATGAAGAGCGTGCTGCTGATCGCCGTGATGCTGCGCTTCATGGACAGCTTCATGATCTACACCGAGCCCTTCGTGCTCACCGGCGGCGGGCCGGGCAACGCCACCACCTTCCTCAGCCAGACGCTGACCAAGATGGCGGTGGGGCAGTTCGACCTGGGGCCGGCGGCGGCGTTCTCGCTGGTGTATTTCCTCATCATCCTGCTGGTGTCCTGGCTGTTCTACACGGCCATGACCCACGACGACTCGAAGAGCTGA
- a CDS encoding carbohydrate ABC transporter permease, protein MTPRKALVLLAYILFLLVPIYWLLNMSFKSNTEILGGLTLWPHEFTLRNYQVIFTDPSWYEGYLNSLYYVCLNTVISLAVALPAAYAFSRYRFLGDKHLFFWLLTNRMAPPAVFLLPFFQLYSSIGLFDTHIAVALAHCLFNVPLAVWILEGFMSGVPKEIDETAYIDGYSFPRFFAKIFIPLIGSGIGVTAFFCFMFSWVELLLARTLTSVNAKPIVAVMTRTVSASGIDWGVLAAAGVLTILPGVLVIWFVRNHVAKGFALGRV, encoded by the coding sequence ATGACGCCACGCAAAGCCCTGGTGCTGCTCGCCTACATCCTGTTCCTGCTGGTGCCGATCTACTGGCTGCTGAACATGTCGTTCAAGAGCAATACCGAGATACTCGGCGGCCTGACGCTCTGGCCCCACGAGTTCACCCTGCGCAACTACCAGGTGATCTTCACCGACCCGAGCTGGTACGAGGGCTACCTCAACTCGCTCTACTACGTGTGCCTGAACACGGTGATCTCCCTGGCGGTGGCGCTGCCGGCGGCCTACGCCTTCTCGCGCTACCGCTTCCTGGGGGACAAGCACCTGTTCTTCTGGCTGCTGACCAACCGCATGGCGCCGCCGGCGGTGTTCCTGCTGCCGTTCTTCCAGCTGTATTCGTCCATCGGCCTGTTCGACACCCACATCGCCGTGGCCCTGGCCCACTGCCTGTTCAACGTGCCGCTGGCGGTGTGGATCCTCGAGGGCTTCATGTCGGGGGTGCCGAAGGAGATCGACGAGACGGCCTACATCGACGGCTACAGCTTCCCGCGCTTCTTCGCCAAGATCTTCATCCCGCTGATCGGCTCGGGCATCGGCGTGACGGCGTTCTTCTGCTTCATGTTCTCCTGGGTCGAGCTGCTGCTGGCGCGCACCCTGACGTCGGTGAACGCCAAGCCGATCGTGGCGGTGATGACCCGCACCGTGTCCGCCTCGGGGATCGACTGGGGTGTGCTGGCGGCGGCGGGGGTGCTGACCATCCTGCCGGGCGTGCTGGTGATCTGGTTCGTGCGCAACCACGTGGCCAAGGGCTTCGCCCTCGGCCGGGTATGA
- a CDS encoding DUF2160 domain-containing protein has product MEWMAWTLPTATFFGSIALVLLLMGIWELRSPCVERKGFLPIVTTRGDRLFIGLLGSAYLHLLVIGATSWNLWVASALSVVWLLVVMRFG; this is encoded by the coding sequence ATGGAATGGATGGCCTGGACCCTGCCCACCGCGACCTTCTTCGGCAGCATCGCGCTGGTGCTGTTGCTGATGGGTATCTGGGAGCTGCGTTCGCCCTGCGTCGAGCGCAAGGGCTTCCTGCCGATCGTCACGACCCGTGGCGACCGGCTGTTCATCGGGCTGCTCGGGAGCGCCTACCTGCACCTGTTGGTGATAGGCGCGACCAGCTGGAACCTGTGGGTAGCGTCTGCGCTATCCGTCGTGTGGTTGTTGGTCGTGATGCGCTTCGGCTAG
- a CDS encoding extracellular solute-binding protein, translating into MFENNYKTRHSMAMAALLALSGLSGAAWADAYEDAAKKWIDSEFQPSTLSKEQQLAELKWFIKAAEPFRGMEINVASETIATHEYESKVLAKAFSEITGIKLKHDLMQEGDVVEKLQTQMQSGKNIYDGWVNDSDLIGTHFRYGKAVSITDMMANEGKDVTSPTLDLNDFIGISFTTGPDKKIYQLPDQQFANLYWFRADWFEKPELKAKFKEIYGYELGVPVNWSAYEDIAEFFSKHVKEIDGKRVYGHMDYGKKDPSLGWRFTDAWFSMAGGGDKGLPNGLPVDEWGIRVEGCRPVGSSVTRGGDTNGPAAVYATQKYVDWLHQYAPPEAQGMTFSEAGPVPAQGNIAQQIFWYTAFTADMTKPGLPVVNADGTPKWRMAPSPKGPYWEEGMKLGYQDTGSWTFLKSTPEKQRLAAWLYAQFVTAKTVSLKKTLVGLTPIRESDINSQAMTDAAPKLGGLVEFYRSPARLQWSPTGTNVPDYPRLAQLWWQFIAEAASGDKTPQEALDGLAAAQDTMMARIERSGVQGECGPKLNEERDAQYWFDQPGAPKPKLANEKPKGETVSYDELVKSWQKK; encoded by the coding sequence ATGTTCGAAAACAATTACAAGACCCGACATAGCATGGCGATGGCGGCCCTGCTGGCGTTGTCCGGACTGAGTGGCGCGGCCTGGGCCGATGCCTACGAGGATGCGGCGAAGAAGTGGATCGACTCGGAGTTCCAGCCCTCGACCCTGAGCAAGGAACAGCAGCTGGCGGAGCTGAAGTGGTTCATCAAGGCCGCCGAGCCGTTCCGCGGCATGGAGATCAACGTCGCCTCGGAGACCATCGCCACCCATGAGTACGAGTCCAAGGTGCTGGCCAAGGCCTTCAGCGAGATCACCGGCATCAAGCTCAAGCACGACCTGATGCAGGAAGGCGACGTGGTGGAGAAGCTGCAGACGCAGATGCAGTCGGGCAAGAACATCTATGACGGCTGGGTCAACGACTCGGACCTGATCGGCACCCACTTCCGCTACGGCAAGGCGGTCTCGATCACCGACATGATGGCCAACGAAGGCAAGGACGTGACCTCGCCGACCCTGGACCTCAACGACTTCATCGGCATCTCCTTCACCACCGGGCCGGACAAGAAGATCTACCAGCTGCCCGACCAGCAGTTCGCCAACCTCTACTGGTTCCGCGCCGACTGGTTCGAGAAGCCGGAACTGAAGGCCAAGTTCAAGGAAATCTACGGCTACGAGCTGGGCGTGCCGGTGAACTGGTCCGCCTACGAGGACATCGCCGAGTTCTTCAGCAAGCACGTGAAGGAGATCGACGGCAAGCGTGTCTACGGCCACATGGACTACGGCAAGAAGGACCCGTCCCTCGGCTGGCGCTTCACCGATGCCTGGTTCTCCATGGCCGGCGGTGGCGACAAGGGCCTGCCCAACGGCCTGCCGGTGGACGAGTGGGGCATCCGCGTCGAGGGCTGCCGCCCGGTGGGTTCCAGCGTCACCCGGGGCGGCGATACCAACGGCCCGGCGGCGGTCTACGCGACCCAGAAGTACGTCGACTGGCTGCACCAGTACGCGCCGCCGGAAGCCCAGGGCATGACCTTCTCCGAGGCCGGCCCGGTGCCTGCGCAGGGCAACATCGCCCAGCAGATCTTCTGGTACACCGCCTTCACCGCCGACATGACCAAGCCCGGCCTGCCGGTGGTCAACGCCGACGGCACGCCGAAGTGGCGCATGGCGCCGTCGCCTAAGGGCCCGTACTGGGAGGAGGGCATGAAGCTGGGCTACCAGGACACCGGTTCCTGGACCTTCCTCAAGTCCACTCCCGAGAAGCAGCGCCTGGCGGCCTGGCTCTATGCGCAGTTCGTCACCGCCAAGACCGTTTCGCTGAAGAAGACCCTGGTGGGGCTGACGCCGATCCGCGAATCGGACATCAACTCCCAGGCGATGACCGACGCGGCACCGAAGCTCGGCGGGCTGGTGGAGTTCTACCGCAGCCCGGCGCGCCTGCAGTGGTCGCCCACCGGCACCAACGTCCCGGACTACCCGCGCCTGGCGCAGCTGTGGTGGCAGTTCATCGCCGAGGCTGCCAGCGGCGACAAGACCCCGCAGGAAGCCCTGGATGGCCTGGCAGCCGCACAGGACACCATGATGGCGCGCATCGAGCGCTCCGGGGTGCAGGGCGAGTGCGGGCCGAAGCTCAACGAGGAGCGTGATGCCCAGTACTGGTTCGACCAGCCCGGCGCGCCGAAGCCGAAGCTGGCCAACGAGAAGCCGAAGGGCGAGACCGTGAGCTACGACGAGCTGGTCAAATCCTGGCAGAAGAAATAA
- the folD gene encoding bifunctional methylenetetrahydrofolate dehydrogenase/methenyltetrahydrofolate cyclohydrolase FolD translates to MTAQLIDGKTIAARLRQQIAQRVDERRQQGLRIPGLAVILVGSDPASQVYVAHKRKDCEEVGFISEAHDLPASTSQEDLLALIDRLNVDPTIDGILVQLPLPAHLDASLLLERISPDKDVDGFHPYNIGRLAQRMPLLRPCTPKGIMTLLESTGADLYGMDAVVVGASNIVGRPMALELLLAGCTVTVTHRFTKDLAGHVGRADLVVVAAGKPGLVKGEWIKEGAIVIDVGINRQEDGKLVGDVEYEPALQRASWITPVPGGVGPMTRACLLENTLHAAETLHD, encoded by the coding sequence ATGACCGCACAACTGATCGACGGCAAAACGATCGCCGCCCGCCTCCGCCAACAGATAGCACAGCGCGTCGACGAGCGCCGCCAGCAAGGCCTGCGCATTCCCGGCCTGGCCGTCATCCTGGTTGGCAGCGATCCGGCCTCTCAGGTCTATGTCGCGCACAAGCGCAAGGACTGCGAGGAAGTCGGCTTCATCTCCGAGGCCCACGACCTCCCGGCCAGCACCAGCCAGGAAGACCTGCTGGCGCTGATCGACCGCCTCAACGTCGACCCGACCATCGACGGCATCCTCGTGCAACTGCCGCTGCCGGCGCACCTGGACGCGTCCCTGCTGCTCGAACGCATCAGCCCGGACAAGGACGTGGACGGCTTCCACCCCTACAACATCGGCCGCCTGGCCCAGCGCATGCCGCTGCTGCGCCCCTGCACGCCGAAGGGGATCATGACCCTGCTGGAAAGCACCGGGGCCGATCTCTACGGCATGGACGCGGTCGTCGTCGGCGCCTCCAACATCGTCGGCCGCCCCATGGCCCTCGAGCTGCTGCTGGCCGGCTGCACCGTCACCGTCACCCACCGCTTCACCAAGGACCTGGCCGGCCACGTGGGCCGCGCCGACCTGGTGGTGGTCGCCGCCGGCAAGCCGGGCTTGGTCAAGGGCGAGTGGATCAAGGAAGGTGCCATCGTCATCGACGTCGGCATCAACCGCCAGGAAGACGGCAAGCTGGTGGGCGATGTGGAATACGAGCCGGCCCTGCAACGCGCCAGCTGGATCACCCCGGTCCCGGGCGGCGTCGGCCCCATGACTCGCGCCTGCCTGCTGGAGAACACCCTCCACGCGGCGGAAACCCTGCACGACTGA
- a CDS encoding ATP-binding protein, with the protein MLRLFLRLYLLLAVGFGGAIFVVDHVISTLFAPSLEEYNREAVRGQAYALTERLRQLDAAGRARQMDDWRPHYGLRLELKDASDLALDERERKLILNDLLVTRENYTRYISRIDDGPQLLVIDLPAEPAGTLLYTIGAYLLLGFLVGLVLFLWVRPHWRNLETLRLAAQRFGDGDLGTRTPVFRGSDCRKLAEHFNQMADRIESLISNQRELTNAVSHELRTPIARLSFELEQMARRSDHPDHQALVDDMRADLGELEGMVSELLTYARLEHSAVGSHRENIDAASWLESVVADVALEAEAAGVRCEISTCAVESLRIEPRFMARAVINLLRNAIRHADRRVDVALLQDGDSYQIQVNDDGPGIPEESRQRVFEPFSRLDESRDRRTGGFGLGLAIVHCVAQWHGGHAEVLDAPQGGASFRLSWARQG; encoded by the coding sequence ATGCTGCGCCTGTTCCTGCGCCTCTATCTATTGCTCGCGGTGGGCTTCGGCGGCGCCATCTTCGTGGTCGACCACGTCATCTCCACCCTCTTCGCCCCCAGCCTCGAGGAATACAACCGCGAAGCGGTGCGCGGCCAGGCCTATGCCCTCACCGAGCGCCTGCGCCAGCTGGACGCCGCCGGCCGCGCGCGCCAGATGGATGACTGGCGCCCCCACTACGGCCTGCGCCTGGAGCTGAAGGACGCCAGTGACCTCGCCCTGGACGAGCGCGAGCGCAAGCTGATCCTCAACGACCTGCTGGTCACCCGCGAGAACTACACCCGCTATATAAGCCGCATCGACGACGGCCCGCAGTTGCTGGTGATCGACCTGCCCGCGGAGCCGGCCGGCACCCTGCTCTACACCATCGGCGCCTACCTGCTGCTGGGCTTCCTGGTGGGCCTGGTGCTGTTCCTCTGGGTCCGCCCGCACTGGCGCAACCTGGAGACCCTGCGCCTGGCTGCCCAGCGCTTCGGCGACGGCGACCTCGGCACCCGCACGCCGGTATTCCGCGGCTCTGACTGCCGCAAGCTGGCGGAGCACTTCAACCAGATGGCCGATCGCATCGAAAGCCTGATCAGCAACCAGCGCGAACTGACCAACGCCGTCTCCCACGAACTGCGCACCCCCATTGCCCGCCTCAGCTTCGAACTGGAACAGATGGCCCGCCGCTCCGACCACCCCGACCACCAGGCCCTGGTGGACGACATGCGCGCCGACCTGGGCGAGCTGGAAGGGATGGTCTCCGAACTGCTCACCTACGCGCGCCTGGAGCACAGCGCCGTAGGCTCGCACCGCGAGAACATCGACGCCGCCAGCTGGCTGGAAAGCGTGGTCGCCGATGTGGCCCTGGAAGCCGAAGCGGCCGGCGTTCGCTGCGAGATCAGCACCTGCGCGGTGGAAAGCCTGCGCATCGAGCCACGCTTCATGGCCCGCGCAGTGATCAACCTGCTGCGCAATGCCATCCGCCATGCCGACCGCCGGGTGGACGTCGCCCTCCTCCAGGACGGTGACAGCTACCAGATCCAGGTCAACGACGACGGCCCCGGCATCCCCGAGGAGTCCCGCCAGCGGGTCTTCGAACCCTTCTCCCGCCTCGACGAGAGCCGCGACCGTCGCACCGGCGGCTTCGGCCTGGGACTGGCCATCGTCCACTGTGTCGCGCAATGGCACGGTGGCCACGCCGAAGTGCTGGACGCACCGCAGGGCGGCGCCTCCTTCCGCCTCAGCTGGGCCCGCCAGGGCTGA
- a CDS encoding winged helix-turn-helix domain-containing protein → MESHALSKVMLVEDDQKLARLMSQYLSEHGFEVRQVHRGDTALDNFVDFRPQAVMLDLMLPGQSGLHVCREIRRIADTPILMLTAKESDLDHILGLESGADDYVIKPIEPPVLLARLRALLRRHAPAGGERDSLEFGRLNIDRRRRGAKLGGQDIELTTMEFELLWLLAGQAGEILSRDEILNRTRGIGFDGLNRSVDVCISKLRAKLQDNPREPVRIKTVWGKGYLFNPLGWES, encoded by the coding sequence ATGGAAAGCCACGCCCTCAGCAAGGTAATGCTGGTCGAGGACGATCAGAAGCTCGCCCGCCTGATGTCCCAGTACCTCTCCGAACACGGCTTCGAGGTTCGCCAGGTGCACCGTGGCGACACCGCGCTCGACAACTTCGTCGACTTCCGCCCCCAGGCGGTGATGCTCGACCTGATGCTCCCCGGCCAGAGCGGCCTGCACGTCTGCCGCGAGATCCGCCGCATCGCCGACACGCCGATCCTGATGCTCACCGCCAAGGAGAGCGACCTCGACCACATCCTCGGCCTCGAATCCGGCGCCGACGACTACGTGATCAAGCCCATCGAGCCGCCCGTCCTCCTCGCTCGCCTGCGCGCGCTGCTACGGCGCCATGCCCCCGCCGGCGGCGAGCGCGACAGCCTCGAATTCGGCCGCCTGAACATCGATCGCCGCCGCCGAGGTGCTAAACTGGGCGGCCAGGACATCGAACTCACCACCATGGAGTTCGAACTGCTCTGGCTGCTGGCCGGCCAGGCTGGCGAGATCCTTTCCCGCGACGAGATCCTCAACCGCACCCGCGGCATCGGCTTCGACGGCCTCAACCGCAGCGTCGACGTCTGCATCAGCAAGCTGCGCGCCAAGCTGCAGGACAACCCTCGCGAACCGGTACGGATCAAGACCGTCTGGGGCAAGGGCTACCTGTTCAACCCCCTGGGCTGGGAGAGCTGA